In Podospora pseudoanserina strain CBS 124.78 chromosome 5, whole genome shotgun sequence, a single window of DNA contains:
- a CDS encoding hypothetical protein (EggNog:ENOG503NZVX; COG:E) — MTDTKSPADSEAGEIPDGLPLTIADGSTPLDKADMYRMGKTPQLHRNFRFFSIFGFTMVLMQTWETELNVSVFGLVNGGTGGVIWVYFGAFLGLFFAILTMAEMASMAPTTGGQYHWVSEFAPRSSQRFLSFIVGWLSVLGWQVGNPAICFLLAQQIQGLVILNNPSYVPERWHLTLLVIAILTVCMVLNTLLYRALPLLETLALVLHTAGFLAVLIPLWTMGPKLQPAHDVFFTFADGGGWGNTGLSCLVGILSPIFSLLGPDSATHMAEELQDASKSLPRAMIATALLNGVSGFVMVVTYCMVLGDLESVLQTPTMMPFIQVFYNAVGSYGGVTAMTCIMIIMASCGVVNNIATSSRQLWAFARDRGVPFSGWFAKVHPRLGLPLNALGASYVFAVLLSLINIGSTVAFNILTSLGVGALLSSYAISCGCIAVKRIRHEPLLPRSFDLGRTGLVINVLSVSFLVFTFIMTFFPPVPEPTLEMMNWSILVYGTVVVFSVVYYIVRGRLRYAGPVEYVRKSA; from the exons ATGACCGACACCAAATCCCCCGCCGACAGCGAAGCCGGCGAAATTCCCGATggcctccccctcaccatcgCCGACGGCAGCACCCCCCTCGATAAAGCCGACATGTACCGCATGGGCAaaaccccccaactccaccgCAACTtccgcttcttctccatcttcggCTTCACCATGGTCCTCATGCAAACCTGGGAAACAGAACTCAACGTCAGCGTCTTCGGCCTCGTCAACGGCGGCACCGGCGGCGTGATCTGGGTCTACTTCGGCGCCTTCCTCGGTctcttcttcgccatcctcaccatgGCAGAAATGGCCTCCATGGCGCCCACAACAGGAGGACAGTACCACTGGGTCAGCGAGTTCGCCCCCCGATCCTCGCAGCGTTTCCTCAGTTTCATTGTCGGTTGGTTAAGCGTGCTAGGTTGGCAGGTCGGCAACCCGGCGATTTGTTTCCTTCTGGCGCAGCAGATCCAGGGGTTGGTTATTCTCAACAACCCTTCGTATGTTCCTGAGCGGTGGCATCTCACGCTGCTGGTCATCGCCATTTTGACCGTCTGCATGGttctcaacaccctcctctacCGCGCCCTACCGCTGTTGGAAACTCTCGCTCTTGTGCTGCACACGGCCGGCTTTCTCGCAGTGCTGATTCCCCTGTGGACAATGGGTCCAAAACTGCAACCCGCTCACGacgtcttcttcacctttgccgacgggggaggatggggaaaCACCGGGCTTTCCTGCCTGGTGGGGATTCTCTCCCCTATATTCAGTCTCCTTGGGCCGGACTCAGCTACGCAcatggcggaggagctgcagGATGCGAGTAAATCCCTCCCGCGGGCCATGATAGCCACAGCACTTCTTAACGGTGTGTCAGGGTTCGTCATGGTGGTTACCTATTGCATGGTTCTCGGGGATTTGGAGAGTGTGCTACAGACCCCAACAATGATGCCGTTCATCCAGGTATTTTACAACGCCGTGGGGAGTTACGGCGGTGTGACGGCGATGACGTGTATCATGATAATCATGGCCTCGTGCGGGGTGGTGAACAACATTGCGACGAGCAGTCGGCAGCTGTGGGCGTTTGCGAGGGACAGGGGCGTGCCGTTCTCAGGGTGGTTTGCCAAGGTGCATCCGCGGTTAGGGCTGCCGTTGAATGCGCTGGGGGCGTCGTATGTGTTTgctgtgttgttgtcgttgatcAATATAGGGAGCACCGTG GCGTTCAACATCCTCACCAGTCTTGGGGTGGGTGCGTTGCTTTCGTCGTATGCCATCTCGTGTGGCTGCATCGCGGTGAAGCGCATTCGACATgagccgctgctgccgcggAGCTTTGATCTAGGCCGGACAGGGTTGGTCATTAATGTGCTCAGTGTTTCATTTCTGGTGTTCACCTTCATCATG ACATTCTTCCCGCCGGTGCCAGAACCAACACTAGAGATGATGAACTGGAGCATTCTTGTGTATGGGACCGTGGTTGTCTTCAGCGTGGTGTATTATATTGTTAGAGGTCGACTCCGATATGCTGGTCCCGTTGAGTATGTCCGAAAATCAGCTTGA
- a CDS encoding hypothetical protein (COG:C; EggNog:ENOG503NVEQ), producing MTQPTNSNSKKPPGNNNDSSHHIASSLFPSPSLANNSPLIHNPDYTHLPTLPDGVTLQPPGKLPATNAATGASAAGVRALTSQAIAFYFRAPVKAFFRTRVDYLAYARAIQEQQLAAYLASSNHTSSNAAWGWFKGRLRGSTPGLIASAVRYHGWRVVPDQVLPPLIANVGVGAVLYTSYLQILGRLHPESALASKRVYPPPSPGETFTAGLLAGGIQSFVAAPLDAVQARYDLGVGGAGMTGSGTTMGGGTKGVVVEGGGNGNGNKGARIARPRSMWTFSREKLAEIGPRGIFAGWGLSLVKDSMGSAVFFSLFEWIKAQGYYGFVGWYYGSLEEDAIVLLSQRRPAGLDGKVGSRRDRLTGEVEREDDGELRMPAIIRPHYAIEPAFLLLAGMGASVAQQVVLHPLGHIQVEHWERLEALDAKARKLKSTEGGSSRRMFKAYRDAYRVTWGECAAEAKTAGLSMRQWLYRGFWWNTIRQVPSTSAGLIIFELVRRKYGLGGDQVKINRDGYDILLT from the coding sequence atgacacaaccaacaaactccaacagcaaaaagcccccaggcaacaacaacgactCATCTCACCACATcgcatcctccctcttccccagcccatccctcgccaacaacagccccttAATCCACAACCCAGACTAcacccacctacccacccTCCCAGACGGCGTaaccctccaaccaccaggaAAACTCCCCGCCACCAACGCAGCAACCGGCGCCTCGGCCGCCGGCGTCCgcgccctcacctcccagGCTATCGCCTTCTACTTCCGCGCCCCGGTGAAAGCCTTTTTTCGGACCAGGGTCGATTACCTAGCCTATGCCCGGGCGATCCAAGAACAGCAGCTCGCCGCTtacctcgcctcctccaaccatACGTCGTCTAATGCCGCCTGGGGCTGGTTTAAGGGCCGTTTGAGGGGGAGCACACCCGGCTTGATTGCCTCAGCAGTGAGATATCatgggtggagggtggtgcctGATCAGGTGTTGCCGCCTTTGATTGCAAATGTCGGGGTGGGAGCGGTGCTGTACACGAGTTACCTCCAGATTTTGGGACGGCTTCACCCGGAAAGCGCGCTGGCGAGTAAAAGGGTTTATCCGCCTCCGTCGCCGGGGGAGACGTTTACCGCGGGGCTGTTGGCGGGGGGGATACAGAGTTTTGTGGCTGCGCCGTTGGATGCTGTGCAGGCCAGGTATgacttgggggttgggggggcggggatgACGGGGAGTGGGACTACCATGGGGGGTGGgacgaagggggtggtggtggagggaggtgggaatgggaatggaaaCAAGGGGGCAAGGATTGCCCGGCCCAGGAGCATGTGGACTTTTAGTCGGGAAAAGCTTGCCGAGATTGGACCGAGGGGGATATTCGCTgggtgggggttgagtttggtGAAGGATAGTATGGGGAGTGCGGTGTTCTTCAGTTTGTTTGAGTGGATTAAGGCGCAGGGGTACTATGGGTTTGTGGGGTGGTATTATGGGAGTTTGGAAGAGGACGCGATTGTGCTGTTGTCGCAGAGGAGACCGGCGGGGCTGGATGGCAAGGTTGGTTCGAGGAGGGACAGGCTTACgggagaggtggagagagaggatgatggggagctgAGAATGCCTGCTATTATTCGACCTCATTATGCTATTGAGCCAGCGTTTTTGTTGCTTGCTGGCATGGGGGCATCGGTAGCGCAGCAGGTGGTTCTTCATCCGCTGGGTCACATTCAGGTGGAACATTGGGAAAGGCTCGAGGCGTTGGATGCCAAGGCTAGGAAGCTTAAATCAACTGAAGGGGGAAGCTCGAGAAGAATGTTCAAGGCTTATAGGGATGCATACAGGGTTACATGGGGAGAATGCGCTGCGGAGGCCAAGACGGCCGGGCTGAGCATGCGACAGTGGTTGTATAGAGGGTTCTGGTGGAACACCATCAGACAAGTTCCAAGCACATCGGCCGGCCTGATCATCTTTGAGCTTGTCCGAAGAAAATATGGTCTTGGCGGCGACCAGGTCAAGATCAATAGGGATGGATACGATATTTTGTTGACGTAA
- a CDS encoding hypothetical protein (EggNog:ENOG503PAKI; COG:S), which translates to MDDITKTLTQLARKARDARVPYNNGNSEHYAMFSGAISNVLSTEIALFTYAQIIDGLPTDEVAYDRRSPGLHGDHPIEHHVDLCPGALERAREFRQSFDPAILSFDPKLLKSYRRAAVGSKEFNTRLIELVAAAIHEIAVILFQLGLRLHQGDVDAIVQWKEDDEDVPPRATIFNHPYYLDDDVYPDGVADVVGYWAEDRILGGVTVFDRRAEEATPEQPPNVYFLSCRRRHTDRYWQLLDQQQQDLVDFFLGKSASCPLPTLCTDDNTVRSDEQFAIIQHHVYRDIWERKPPTRQHYGSLQTGHKTRGITLSTQR; encoded by the coding sequence ATGGATGACATTACCAAGACCCTGACGCAGCTTGCTCGAAAAGCACGCGATGCTCGTGTTCCATATAACAACGGCAACTCCGAACACTATGCAATGTTCAGCGGCGCCATATCCAACGTTCTATCCACTGAGATCGCACTTTTCACCTATGCCCAGATCATTGATGGATTACCCACCGACGAAGTGGCTTACGATCGACGATCGCCTGGTCTTCATGGTGACCATCCCATCGAGCACCATGTCGACCTTTGCCCCGGCGCCCTGGAAAGAGCTCGCGAGTTTCGTCAAAGCTTCGACCCAGCCATTCTCTCATTTGACCCCAAACTGCTTAAATCGTACCGAAGAGCAGCGGTGGGCTCGAAGGAATTCAATACGAGGTTGATTGAACTTGTCGCGGCCGCCATCCATGAAATCGCAGTCATTCTGTTTCAACTCGGCCTCCGGCTGCATCAGGGCGACGTCGACGCAATCGTCCAGTggaaggaagatgatgaagacgtGCCCCCCCGAGCAACTatcttcaaccacccctACTATCTCGACGACGATGTCTACCCTGATGGGGTAGCCGATGTTGTCGGATACTGGGCTGAAGATCGTATTCTCGGCGGCGTGACGGTGTTTGACCGGCGCGCCGAAGAAGCCACTCCAGAACAGCCACCAAATGTATACTTTCTTTCCTGTCGCAGGCGCCACACGGATCGCTACTGGCAGCTACttgaccagcagcagcaggaccTGGTCGACTTCTTTCTTGGCAAGAGTGCATCATGTCCCCTTCCCACACTCTGTACCGACGACAACACTGTGAGAAGTGATGAGCAATTTGCCATCATCCAGCATCATGTGTACCGCGACATATGGGAGCGTAAACCGCCAACCCGACAGCATTACGGTTCCTTGCAAACCGGCCACAAAACGCGGGGGATTACCCTGAGCACGCAGCGCTGA
- a CDS encoding hypothetical protein (EggNog:ENOG503PMNB): MQFLTTILAIVTMAGLTVAAPAPEASPEAAPQPPVDLEKRQSLGVFVTQDINWGGRSEHLIVVRGQCLTLGNGWPNVISAFGPDSGLTCTIWDNNGCTGPSFGPITFPGIANLVTVGWNDRINSFRCN, encoded by the exons ATGCaattcctcaccaccattcTCGCCATCGTCACCATGGCCGGCCTTACCGTCGCCGCCCCTGCCCCTGAAGCCTCCCCCGAGGCCGCTCCCCAGCCCCCCGTTGACCT CGAAAAGCGCCAATCCCTCGGCGTCTTCGTCACCCAGGACATCAACTGGGGCGGCCGCTCCGAGcacctcatcgtcgtccgaGGGCAGTGCCTCACCCTCGGCAACGGCTGGCCCAACGTCATCTCTGCCTTTGGGCCTGACAGCGGGTTGACTTGCACCATTTGGGA CAACAACGGCTGCACCGGCCCGTCGTTCGGCCCGATCACCTTCCCTGGCATCGCAAACTTGGTGACTGTTGGCTGGAATGATAGAATTAACTCTTTCCGGTGCAACTAA